From a single Nostoc edaphicum CCNP1411 genomic region:
- a CDS encoding phycobilisome rod-core linker polypeptide codes for MSLWAIDSPRVELRPNTSESELQTLIRAVYKQVLGNAHLLESERLATAESQLRDRKINVREFVNSVAKSELYQSLFFNSSSQYRFIELNFKHLLGRPPADQAEIAEHVRIYNEQGYDAEIESYIDSYEYQQNFGENIVPYVRSTSSQIGIKNVTFNRTFTLLRGVASSDSDRKAKLISDVGSNLPTSIKAPAAGSSVSSTDKRFLIKVVKGSANLRTRLGNLEYVVNYNQLSGQVQNIHRTGGKIISITEVA; via the coding sequence ATGTCACTTTGGGCTATTGATTCACCGAGAGTTGAACTGCGTCCGAACACCAGCGAAAGTGAATTACAAACACTGATTCGGGCAGTTTACAAACAGGTTTTGGGCAATGCTCACTTGTTGGAAAGTGAGCGACTAGCCACTGCTGAATCGCAATTGCGCGATCGCAAAATCAACGTCCGCGAATTCGTCAACAGTGTTGCGAAATCAGAACTTTATCAATCCCTGTTTTTCAACTCTTCTTCCCAATATCGGTTCATTGAACTGAACTTCAAACATCTGCTAGGACGTCCTCCTGCCGATCAGGCAGAAATTGCCGAACACGTCCGCATCTATAACGAACAAGGCTATGATGCTGAGATCGAATCCTATATCGATAGCTACGAATATCAGCAGAATTTTGGCGAGAATATTGTTCCTTATGTTCGCAGCACAAGCTCCCAAATCGGAATTAAGAATGTTACCTTTAACCGCACCTTTACCTTACTCAGAGGGGTAGCTAGCAGCGATAGCGATCGCAAAGCCAAACTGATCAGCGATGTCGGTTCCAATTTACCCACATCCATCAAGGCTCCTGCGGCTGGTTCTAGTGTAAGCAGTACCGACAAACGCTTCTTGATTAAGGTAGTCAAAGGTTCCGCTAATCTCCGTACTCGTCTGGGCAACCTCGAATATGTAGTTAACTACAACCAACTGTCTGGACAAGTGCAAAACATTCATCGGACAGGCGGCAAAATCATCAGTATCACTGAAGTTGCTTAA
- a CDS encoding phycobiliprotein lyase — MEITEFFELSIGRWRSQRSGHHLAFAHFEQVLSDIDIESLSTDDPAVLAICQLYDTDPASITHPFRMTWKGESDWDDKPISGSTVLVPIPDAANSSRGKLLRDKGYAETISAVAKYHLSDDGIFTLLTEYELAAAEEKIWFATPNLRFRVATIKTSDGKGVTTASFSSEIRSLSNSIS; from the coding sequence ATGGAAATTACTGAATTCTTTGAACTTTCAATTGGACGATGGCGATCGCAGCGTAGCGGTCATCATTTAGCATTCGCCCACTTTGAACAAGTCCTGTCTGACATTGACATTGAATCTCTATCCACCGATGATCCGGCAGTGTTAGCAATTTGTCAATTGTATGACACTGACCCCGCCAGTATCACCCACCCCTTTCGGATGACTTGGAAAGGTGAGTCAGACTGGGATGATAAACCCATTTCTGGTAGTACTGTGCTGGTGCCAATTCCTGATGCCGCAAATTCTTCTAGAGGAAAACTTCTGCGGGATAAGGGATACGCTGAAACAATCTCAGCAGTGGCTAAATATCATCTGAGTGACGATGGGATTTTTACCCTGCTGACAGAATATGAACTTGCTGCTGCTGAAGAAAAAATTTGGTTTGCTACTCCAAATCTGCGATTTCGGGTAGCGACAATTAAAACCAGTGATGGTAAAGGCGTTACAACAGCTTCCTTTTCTTCAGAAATTCGTTCTTTGTCAAATTCAATCAGTTAG